The Diabrotica undecimpunctata isolate CICGRU chromosome 3, icDiaUnde3, whole genome shotgun sequence genome includes the window tcttattgcaaagcaagctgaggctagtttcttccttaaggagtcagtatgcaaggaccatttaagatcgctgtcgataagaatacctagaaatttcacggaattaacaatactgatttggctctcattcaaaagcaagggttgaatGACTCATTTATAAgattatgatatatatatatatatatatatatatatatatatatatatatatatatatatacatatatatatacatatatatatatatatatatgtatatatatatatgtatatatatatatatatatatatatatatatatatatatatgtatatatatatatatatatatatatacatatatatatatatatatatacatatatatatatatatatatatatatatatatatatatatatatatatatacatcccgctatcatttttagctcttttcacgttgcagtaatttagcatcaccaagaaatgctatcattttctatttataagtcgtgtatgttcgtttagtgcacctttgtaggcttggcaccgttgtcggtttttcaataatccgatttttttatatattaaattttttacatcaaaccatcgtTTTAACAtcgggaggtaaaattactgtatttggtatcattttaaagccaataaatgttgccagtgttaatacttttaataatatttgaaaatataaaaatatcgatcggtttgggtcaagttcaaaaGACATTGATACTACCTGCCGGCCGGCTGGGGTCAACAAACAGAGAGTTGTTTAGGGGAATATTTTACGTATttcaatttccaagctgtttaatcgaagctatcagtgaatagttgaTAAATATcaggtttttatgggattaagtcaaaaatattggttgtgattgtgatgagaatcacatttttaattatttaatgtttgacattttgatttccattcaggaaatcgttctcaaaaaacattttttgtacaaaatgtgtataggGGAAGCCGGGGCAAAATGAGCACCGGGGCATGATGAACAATTCCttaaatttagaaaatttccaatgCAGTTTGGCAACACCTCTCTAGCATAATGTAAAAGGCGCGTGCCCGTAACAGGCAACTCAGTTTAGACGAATCAACCGTTCGCTGCGGTCGTTATTTGTAATAGATATCTCTTTGTACACGTGATATAATTTTGTATGATATTGTTTAGTATACTACGGCAATCAGtgattagtttttaaaatttgttacagCTCTACGATCAAAAGGTGAGTTTAGTTATTACATTAATGTAACTTAAATCAAAAGAATTGTTGTGGTTTCTTTTAAGGAGGCAAAAATAGTTAAATATGAAGCGTGGAGCATAATGACCGGGGCAAAATGAGCAATAATAGGGTGCCCATAATGCCCCTGTCCGTATTGCCCCTCGTTATCAAGCTGTTAGATACACTCTTAAACCAACGTTTGATTCTATTTCAGTTAAGCAAATATGGTGCGTAATTATATAAAACAGACCAACAGACAATCTTGGACATAGAATGGAATGGCACAAGCAATTGATGCTGTTATAAATCGAAACATGGCGTGTCAAACTGCTGCTACAAATTATGCTGTTCCTCGTGCTACTTTACAACGTCGCATACGTAAATACCAAGCCAATCAAGACATGTCTTGTGCCGTTAAAAAAGGCATGGGATTCTTCAAACCGGTATTTACACCAGAGCAGGAATTGGAATTGGTTGGCTATATTCAAGATATGGAAAATCGCCTTTTTGGGCTTACATCAAGAGACCTTCGAAAAGTTGCATATCAGTTAGCAGAACGAAACGAAATTTCCCATAACTTTAATCATACCACCAAAATGGCGGGAGAAGATTGGTTGTCTGCTTTCCTTAAAAAGCATGATGTTCTATCTTTGGGAAAACCAGAGGCAACTTCTGCAGCACGCGCTATGGGGTTTAACAAAATTTCAGTAAATACGTTCTTTGAACTTCTAACTACGACTATTGAGAAATACCAGATAACGGCAGATCGATTATTTAATGTTGATGAGACTGGCATAACCACTGTTGCCAAAAGTCTCAATAAAATTATCGCAACCAAAGGGAAAAAGCAAGTTGGGTCTTTGTCGTCCGCAGAGAGAGGGAAGATGCTTACTGTGGAAATATGTATGGGTGCAGATGGTTCATTCATGCCTCCACTTTTTATTTTTCCAAGGAAACGAATGAAGCCGGAACTGTTAGATGGCGCACCACCAGGGTCTTGGGCTGAGTGAAATGATTCAGGCTGGATGCAAGGTGATTTGTTTGTTAAATGGTTTAAAAAATTCGTAGCATGGTCAAGAGcttcaaaagaaaatattgtgTTGTTATTGTTAGATGGCCATTTTACGcacacaaaa containing:
- the LOC140435900 gene encoding uncharacterized protein, with the protein product MACQTAATNYAVPRATLQRRIRKYQANQDMSCAVKKGMGFFKPVFTPEQELELVGYIQDMENRLFGLTSRDLRKVAYQLAERNEISHNFNHTTKMAGEDWLSAFLKKHDVLSLGKPEATSAARAMGFNKISVNTFFELLTTTIEKYQITADRLFNVDETGITTVAKSLNKIIATKGKKQVGSLSSAERGKMLTVEICMGADGSFMPPLFIFPRKRMKPELLDGAPPGSWAE